From the genome of Psychroserpens ponticola, one region includes:
- a CDS encoding PorP/SprF family type IX secretion system membrane protein produces the protein MNLKTILTIAFFAIVYSVKAQDPIFSQSNYVQETLNPGFSGFEDNERIYAGVLSRLQWPSLDLNLTTQYAFVNKSFDYGPSLGFGVGLNAIWQHETFNNYNYTQINANYAHRVNLDGGWFFRPGIEVGVGSKSNQFGNLTLADQININTGEISSVSVDPLSNNTRNRYFLDFSTGIVFEKKEFNGITYWFGASVKHLNRPNVSFVEGEKVPLNIFYSIHGNYRFPFMNDYSIMMTVNYMQQGQYNRFDIGSLFHVNQFLVGLTAATNPARNVDNSHMLTSINAFFGLEYTEFRFGLSYDMNTSKIGNTRGVYEFSLTYLSRCRRCNTDRSRKR, from the coding sequence ATGAATTTAAAAACAATCCTCACTATAGCATTCTTTGCAATCGTATATTCAGTAAAAGCACAAGATCCTATTTTTTCACAATCCAATTATGTTCAAGAAACTTTAAATCCAGGGTTTTCAGGGTTTGAAGATAACGAGCGTATTTATGCTGGTGTTTTAAGTCGTTTGCAATGGCCTAGTTTAGACTTAAACTTAACAACACAATATGCATTTGTAAATAAATCTTTTGATTATGGGCCAAGTCTAGGCTTTGGAGTAGGTCTTAATGCCATTTGGCAACATGAAACGTTCAATAATTACAATTACACCCAGATAAATGCCAATTATGCACATCGTGTTAATTTAGATGGTGGCTGGTTTTTTAGACCTGGTATTGAAGTAGGTGTTGGCAGTAAAAGCAATCAGTTTGGCAATCTTACTTTAGCAGATCAAATAAATATTAATACAGGTGAAATTAGTTCAGTTTCTGTAGATCCATTAAGTAATAATACAAGAAATCGTTACTTCTTAGACTTTTCAACTGGAATTGTTTTTGAAAAAAAAGAATTTAATGGCATTACCTACTGGTTTGGTGCATCTGTAAAACATTTAAATCGACCAAATGTGTCTTTTGTAGAGGGTGAGAAGGTGCCCTTAAATATATTCTATTCGATACATGGAAATTATCGGTTTCCTTTCATGAATGATTATAGTATTATGATGACTGTTAATTATATGCAACAAGGACAATATAATCGCTTTGATATTGGTTCGCTTTTTCACGTTAATCAATTTCTTGTAGGACTAACTGCAGCTACAAATCCTGCTCGTAATGTTGATAACAGCCATATGTTAACGTCCATAAATGCCTTTTTTGGTTTAGAATATACCGAATTTAGATTTGGTTTATCCTATGACATGAACACCTCCAAGATTGGAAACACAAGAGGTGTTTACGAGTTTTCTTTAACTTATCTTTCTAGATGTCGTAGATGTAACACAGATCGTAGTAGGAAACGATGA
- a CDS encoding DUF2971 domain-containing protein, with amino-acid sequence MKQEIIFKTLDHIEFPEILFKYRDWNNKFNKRFIIEREVFMASPNQFEDKLDCKSPVRYDLMSAEQAKSVYTRISNLDENLSRQQKRKRVRELLDKKDYLNPEFNENYQKKYFKGYFERLGILSLTAENCLDSMWEKYANNHSGFCVGYNSRILFNFLGGGGKVEYPNELPILLPDPIMSREEMRWKQVYYKEKKWEFEKEYRTQKFWEHPATMSDRQIPLPKEAFNCIILGKNMNESDRTEIINSIRNNIGDIEIKEHKSVC; translated from the coding sequence TTGAAACAAGAAATTATATTTAAGACTTTAGACCATATTGAATTTCCAGAAATTCTCTTTAAATATCGTGATTGGAATAATAAATTCAATAAGAGGTTTATTATTGAAAGAGAAGTTTTCATGGCTTCACCAAATCAATTCGAAGATAAGCTTGATTGCAAATCACCTGTTAGATACGATTTAATGTCAGCAGAACAAGCAAAATCAGTTTATACACGAATATCAAATTTAGACGAAAATTTAAGCCGACAACAAAAAAGGAAAAGAGTAAGAGAATTATTAGATAAAAAAGATTATTTGAATCCTGAATTTAATGAAAATTATCAAAAAAAATATTTCAAAGGCTATTTTGAAAGATTAGGTATTTTAAGTCTCACAGCAGAAAATTGTTTAGATTCAATGTGGGAAAAATATGCTAACAATCATTCTGGTTTTTGTGTAGGTTATAATTCACGAATACTATTTAATTTTCTTGGTGGTGGTGGAAAAGTTGAATATCCGAATGAATTGCCTATTTTATTACCTGATCCAATTATGAGTCGAGAAGAAATGAGATGGAAACAAGTTTATTACAAAGAAAAAAAGTGGGAATTCGAAAAAGAATACAGAACTCAAAAATTTTGGGAACATCCAGCAACAATGTCTGACAGACAAATTCCACTTCCAAAAGAAGCTTTTAATTGTATAATTCTAGGTAAGAATATGAATGAATCTGACAGAACTGAAATAATTAATTCGATTAGAAATAACATTGGAGATATTGAAATTAAAGAACATAAAAGTGTTTGCTAG
- a CDS encoding ATP-binding protein encodes MNKRDYSFSVFESTITYAVDEYSDENRFSITKDIGLNESTFFSEIYLNRVKKEQQLLKEIRKDQAQLVILGNPGTGKTTILRKVLHSLVEEGNIYSLYIDFKKVTGINDESNSKYESLSNFIQKYLTTKLQSYFNTINITDNTIVDFLVEQSDYLYSEDFDNPEFITIFRKLQSIFDFDKKVNSQESFIEWFRTQRNESKSEEFRSLFLKLSNSLKPNNYFRYISFKLDKQCVLSFDNVDSIIDNSIRDEFCVFFRKYQSVLKSSVKSIISIRSKNVSINGLSDIGSYIVQEFSIDYKDFIDEEIFDDKVKLIINQNGFCSADQKVKIESDLLKTGKEKFAKSMYEQRIDFIKKYVNSSTTEKVESQNKNETIHIESVKELESYSKLLLDTEKLRVAFLDLSNYDRREMLINIINFIYYLKEEINLKIDLLNSNRDRQQFILESYFYGWSNTKGIFIPQDIYNIPQDVQNWLEGNKNALDCSLDHLILISIFNLSKQTIVRSDFSFDRKTYVSLVVKNLEDLGYDEETIKQRIFYLIKDSHLNFDKGIIELSHFIDINSYNDIKLEDEISITPRAYYLISYSHLKFISIISQMRSSKIKVNGSRFNFNDIQPITVKTIYAFLRLLAHMAHMHLNGLNSIKTKLINKGYKDWFIHYRKTFCLKSNGHYTPLNDDNPNLMFLNILNSCQIFLKREFRIEEDYEYFDYNKGINNKLELLEDYYIKSVKEILNNSFTEKNGEDLIKEFNIDSLKHNKAKKNRGLGA; translated from the coding sequence ATGAATAAAAGAGATTATAGTTTTAGTGTTTTCGAATCTACAATTACTTATGCTGTAGACGAGTATAGTGATGAAAACAGATTTAGTATCACGAAAGATATTGGTTTGAATGAAAGCACTTTTTTTTCTGAAATATATTTAAATAGAGTAAAAAAAGAACAACAATTATTAAAGGAAATAAGAAAAGATCAAGCTCAACTTGTAATTTTAGGAAATCCTGGCACAGGTAAAACTACAATTTTGCGAAAAGTACTACATAGTCTAGTAGAAGAAGGGAATATATATTCTTTATATATTGATTTTAAGAAAGTCACTGGAATCAATGATGAGTCCAATTCTAAATATGAATCACTATCAAATTTTATTCAAAAGTATTTAACAACAAAATTACAGTCGTATTTTAACACAATTAATATTACTGATAATACAATAGTAGATTTCCTGGTGGAACAATCAGATTATTTATATTCAGAAGACTTTGATAACCCTGAATTCATAACAATTTTTAGGAAGTTACAAAGTATCTTTGACTTTGATAAAAAAGTTAATTCACAAGAGAGCTTTATTGAATGGTTCCGCACGCAAAGAAATGAAAGTAAATCTGAAGAATTTAGAAGTTTATTTCTAAAGCTATCAAATTCATTAAAACCAAATAATTATTTTAGGTACATCTCATTTAAATTGGATAAGCAATGTGTTTTATCATTTGACAATGTTGATAGTATAATTGATAATTCAATTAGAGATGAGTTTTGTGTGTTTTTTCGAAAATATCAAAGCGTATTAAAATCTTCTGTAAAAAGTATAATTTCAATTCGTTCTAAAAATGTTTCAATTAACGGATTGAGTGATATAGGTTCGTATATAGTTCAAGAATTCTCAATAGACTACAAAGATTTCATTGATGAGGAAATATTTGATGACAAAGTAAAATTAATAATCAATCAAAATGGTTTTTGTTCAGCAGACCAAAAAGTAAAAATCGAAAGTGATTTACTAAAAACGGGAAAAGAAAAATTTGCAAAATCAATGTACGAACAACGAATTGATTTTATAAAAAAATATGTAAATTCTTCAACGACAGAAAAAGTTGAGTCACAAAATAAAAATGAAACAATTCATATTGAAAGTGTTAAAGAGTTAGAAAGTTATTCTAAATTATTATTGGATACCGAAAAATTAAGAGTCGCATTTTTAGATTTAAGTAATTATGACCGAAGAGAAATGCTCATTAACATAATCAATTTTATTTATTATCTTAAAGAAGAAATAAATTTAAAAATTGATTTGCTTAACTCAAATAGAGATAGACAACAATTCATTTTGGAATCATACTTTTATGGATGGTCTAATACTAAAGGTATATTTATACCTCAAGATATATATAACATACCTCAAGATGTTCAAAATTGGTTAGAAGGTAATAAAAACGCTCTTGATTGCAGTTTAGATCATCTAATCTTAATATCTATTTTTAATTTAAGTAAACAAACAATAGTTAGGAGCGATTTTTCGTTCGATAGAAAAACATACGTTTCGCTTGTTGTAAAAAATTTAGAAGATTTAGGTTATGATGAAGAAACTATCAAGCAGAGAATATTTTATCTTATTAAAGACTCTCATTTGAACTTTGACAAAGGTATAATCGAATTATCTCATTTTATTGATATCAATTCTTATAACGATATAAAACTTGAAGATGAAATATCAATTACACCAAGAGCTTATTATCTTATAAGTTATTCCCATTTGAAATTTATTAGTATTATTTCTCAAATGCGCTCAAGTAAGATTAAGGTAAATGGTTCACGATTTAATTTTAATGATATTCAACCTATTACTGTAAAAACTATTTATGCTTTTTTACGATTGTTAGCTCATATGGCTCATATGCATTTAAACGGACTAAACAGCATTAAAACTAAACTAATAAATAAAGGTTACAAAGATTGGTTTATCCATTATAGAAAAACGTTTTGTCTAAAGTCAAACGGACATTATACACCATTGAATGACGATAATCCGAATTTAATGTTCTTAAATATCTTGAATAGTTGCCAAATATTTTTAAAAAGAGAATTTCGAATCGAAGAAGATTATGAATACTTTGATTATAATAAAGGTATTAATAATAAGTTAGAATTATTAGAAGATTATTATATCAAGTCAGTTAAAGAAATATTAAATAACTCATTTACGGAAAAAAATGGAGAAGATTTAATTAAGGAATTTAACATTGATAGTCTTAAACACAACAAAGCAAAAAAAAATAGAGGTTTAGGCGCTTAA